Below is a genomic region from Prolixibacteraceae bacterium.
ACTTTCACTCCATCTATCCGCCACATCTACGGTATTAACTCTGTGTAGAATTCGGACTTTACTTTGTTTGGCAAGCTTATCCAGTTATATACCGCCTAATGAGATTCGTATACCTCGGATCAGAGTTTTGCATACGGCTTCCTTCAGGTTATACCTCACGATAAGCACCCTTGCCTTCTGCTAGGTGGTTGGCTCTACAAACCTCCACTACGGACTTGCACCGATTAGTTAATTTACATGCATGGCACACCAAAAAAGAGTTGTACTAATATTAGTACAACTCTTCAAAGGTGTGTGTGTATTTTGTTTATTAAGGGTGCTTATTCCTTATTCCATGGTACTTTTGGTGACTGATAATAGTTCAACCCCATGGCTTCAAAGCGTGCTTTTTGATTCGCAAGTCGTATTTTATATGTATTCCAATCTTGCTGTGATTTTTTTGACCATCCAATCTCAGCATAACCTGGAAGACGAGGGAAGGTCAAGTATTGAATATCTTTAATATCTTTTACTGTCTCTGACCATAAAGGAGCCTCAATACCTAAAATATCTGATGGAGATGTATTTGGCAAGAAAGTATCAGGGTCCCACTGATAAGCATCATCAACTTCAGTGTATCCAGCCCAATGCAATCCTAATGGACTAATCGAATCATACTGAATATCCATATAAGCTTTTGCAGCAGGCGACATTAGCAATTTGGCTTTCTGATCTAATGCCAACTTTGCGCTATGTGTTTTAACTTTCCAAAATTGAGCAACAGTATTTGGTTCTAAATTAGCTTCTGCGATATCTGCCCAACCCACAACTCTTTTGCCATGAGAAGTAATAATCTTTTGTGCTCTATTGATGAATTTTATATAGTCTTCTTTTCCTGTAACATGAGTTTCATCTCCTCCAATATGGAAATACTCTCCAGGAGTAAGCGCAACCATTTCGCGCACTACATCATCAATAAACTTATATGTAAGATCTTTATCTACAGTAAATGTACTAAAGCCTACTTTAGTACCAGTATATATTTTTTTAGGTTTATTATCTGGATTTAATTCGCCATATGATGCCAATGCTGCATTTGTATGTCCTGGCATATCAAATTCAGGAACAACTGTTATATTACGATCTAAAGCATATTTGACGATATCCTTATATTCTTCTTGAGTATAGAAACCTCCTTCTCCTCCTCCAACTTCAGTCTCAGCTCCAATTTTAGTAAGATTTGGCCATGATTTTATTTCTAATCGCCAACCTTGATCATCTGTTAAGTGAATATGAAAATAATTCATCTTATACATCGCCAAGTAATCAATAAACTGTTTCACCTCTTCAACAGAAAAGAAATGTCTCGCAACATCTAACATCGCTCCCCTATATTCATATCTCGGAGCATCTTTAATCGTACCACTCGCAACTCTCCAATCAATATTTTGCACTTGTTTCTTTTCAATGGATGCAGGAAGCAGTTGCCTTAAAGTCTGAGCACCGTAGAATACACCTCCAATATCTTTTCCTTGAATAATAATTTTATCCTCAGTGATCTTCAATTGATAGCTATCATTTTTTGATAATTCATTCGATAAACTCAACAAGATTTGATTCGATTCTGCATTTTTACCCTCTACAATCTGAATATCAAAACCTGTCGCGGGTTGTAATATTCCTT
It encodes:
- a CDS encoding beta-N-acetylhexosaminidase, translating into MHYIKKTLLLLGITSTALMSCKERVPMDLNNASLIPIPNEINADGFSFQLNKNTQIVVSEPSLKNTAKVLQGILQPATGFDIQIVEGKNAESNQILLSLSNELSKNDSYQLKITEDKIIIQGKDIGGVFYGAQTLRQLLPASIEKKQVQNIDWRVASGTIKDAPRYEYRGAMLDVARHFFSVEEVKQFIDYLAMYKMNYFHIHLTDDQGWRLEIKSWPNLTKIGAETEVGGGEGGFYTQEEYKDIVKYALDRNITVVPEFDMPGHTNAALASYGELNPDNKPKKIYTGTKVGFSTFTVDKDLTYKFIDDVVREMVALTPGEYFHIGGDETHVTGKEDYIKFINRAQKIITSHGKRVVGWADIAEANLEPNTVAQFWKVKTHSAKLALDQKAKLLMSPAAKAYMDIQYDSISPLGLHWAGYTEVDDAYQWDPDTFLPNTSPSDILGIEAPLWSETVKDIKDIQYLTFPRLPGYAEIGWSKKSQQDWNTYKIRLANQKARFEAMGLNYYQSPKVPWNKE